From the genome of Argentina anserina chromosome 4, drPotAnse1.1, whole genome shotgun sequence, one region includes:
- the LOC126792384 gene encoding uncharacterized protein LOC126792384, which produces MKTSSVRLAVLICLNVFAPKAIGITTPLIKQTCVKLKTHDEQLCINSLSQVPESAHADVKGLAKIMADVVLRRHEVETKNKLTELMKQFPGDLVRLRNCLYYHGAIGLDIDRTVTNYIPTHKYKSAEASMEDAVNLAQQCERLYDGRPPCPVEEENKMAIKLAYLAAGIVVM; this is translated from the coding sequence ATGAAGACTTCATCAGTGCGTCTTGCAGTTTTGATATGTCTCAATGTGTTTGCCCCCAAGGCAATTGGTATCACCACCCCCCTCATTAAGCAAACATGCGTCAAATTAAAAACACACGACGAACAACTCTGTATCAACTCCCTTAGCCAAGTCCCTGAGAGTGCCCATGCAGACGTCAAAGGCTTAGCCAAAATAATGGCTGATGTTGTACTCAGGAGACATGAGGTAGAAACCAAGAACAAACTCACAGAGCTGATGAAGCAATTTCCAGGAGATCTGGTTCGATTACGGAACTGTTTGTATTATCACGGAGCAATTGGCTTAGACATTGACAGAACCGTCACCAATTATATTCCTACTCACAAATATAAGTCCGCAGAAGCGAGCATGGAAGATGCCGTCAACCTAGCCCAGCAGTGCGAACGTCTATATGACGGTCGACCCCCATGTCCTGTGGAAGAGGAGAACAAAATGGCGATTAAACTCGCTTATTTGGCTGCGGGTATAGTAGTCATGTAG
- the LOC126792864 gene encoding oxysterol-binding protein-related protein 1D isoform X2: MNPLCCIAPVSIDRDQANPVAAKNSGHYQLGLDAAVPVRNVSYGGYSAQVSSAGTESDRGDSYAAAHHEADDAFCEPRDSKVFGGGVAGILYKWVNYGKGWRSRWFLLEDGVLSYYKVHGPDKILMSPAREKGVTVIGEDSVRYMKKANWNRNRLGLPARRPCRPFGEVHLKVSSIRASKSDDKRLSIFTGTKTLHLRCLSREDRAAWIEALLAAKDLFPRVLSSNDLVPSEDIVVSTEKLRLRLAQEGVGEPVIKDCESIMLLEVSELQNQLKALQNKHVMLLDTLRQLETEKIELETTVVDETKERESYCSQGNRRHSDFYSVMSDGSASDSDAENESHDGGDVETDEDEGTYFDTYDILSSDVLRSASYRSREDALRSASYRSRDGLVNGGGDPLFPDRLHGVQEITTVKYPSVKRRDNLPEPKEKEKPIGLWSIIKDNIGKDLSGVCLPVYFNEPLSSLQKCFEDLEYSYLVDRALEWGKQGNDLMRILHVAAFAVSGYASTEGRQCKPFNPLLGETYEADYPDKGLRFFSEKVSHHPMIVACHCQARNWKFWADSNLKGKFWGRSIQLDPVGLLNLQFEDGETFQWSKVTTSIYNIILGKIYCDHYGTMRIKGSGNYSCKLKFKEQSIIDRNPHQVHGFIQDNRTGEKVAMLMGKWDEAMYYVLGDPTAKPKGYDPMTEAVLLWERENYVTKTRYNFSPFAITLNELTPGLLEKLPPTDSRLRPDQRHLENGEYELANAEKLRLEQLQRQARRLQERGWQPRWFQRDQDGCYNYMGGYWESREKNNWDGIPDIFGQSSDIPSSLIEE, encoded by the exons ATGAACCCGCTGTGCTGCATTGCTccggtgtcgatcgatcgGGACCAGGCCAACCCGGTCGCGGCGAAGAACTCCGGCCACTACCAGCTCGGCCTCGACGCCGCGGTTCCGGTTCGAAACGTCAGCTACGGCGGATACTCTGCGCAGGTCTCGTCGGCCGGGACCGAATCGGACCGAGGCGACTCCTACGCGGCGGCGCACCACGAGGCCGACGATGCGTTCTGCGAGCCGAGGGACTCGAAGGTGTTCGGCGGAGGCGTCGCCGGGATTCTGTACAAGTGGGTGAACTACGGCAAGGGGTGGCGGTCGCGGTGGTTTCTGCTCGAAGACGGCGTGCTTTCGTATTACAAGGTTCATGGACCGGACAAGATTCTGATGAGTCCGGCGAGGGAGAAAGGCGTGACGGTGATCGGAGAAGACTCCGTGAGGTATATGAAGAAGGCTAATTGGAATCGGAATCGGCTCGGTCTTCCGGCCAGGCGGCCCTGCAGGCCTTTCGGCGAAGTGCATTTGAAG GTCTCTTCAATTCGTGCCAGCAAATCAGATGATAAAAGGCTTTCCATATTCACAGGAACTAAAACTCTTCACTTGCGTTGTTTATCTAGAGAAGACAGAGCTGCGTGGATTGAGGCGTTGCTGGCCGCTAAAGATCTTTTCCCCAGAGTGTTGTCGAGCAATGATTTGGTGCCTTCCGAGGATATAGTTGTTTCAACTGAGAAGTTACGGTTAAGATTAGCGCAGGAGGGAGTTGGTGAGCCTGTGATCAAAGACTGCGAGTCTATTATGCTTTTAGAAGTCTCAGAGCTGCAAAACCAGTTGAAGGCTCTTCAGaataaacatgtcatgttaTTAGACACATTGCGACAATTGGAG ACAGAGAAAATAGAGTTGGAAACCACGGTGGTAGATGAAACAAAGGAGCGTGAGTCGTACTGCAGTCAGGGCAATAGGAGGCATAGTG ATTTTTATTCCGTCATGTCAGACGGCAGTGCAAGTGATTCTGATGCAGAAAATGAAAGTCATGATGGAGGAGATGTTGAAacagatgaagatgaaggaaCATACTTTGATACTTATGATATTTTGTCTTCAGATGTTTTAAGAAGTGCTTCCTATAGGAGTAGAGAAG ATGCTTTAAGAAGTGCTTCCTATCGGAGTAGGGATGGTTTGGTAAATGGTGGTGGAGATCCTCTCTTTCCTGATCGATTGCATGGAGTTCAGGAGATCACTACTGTCAAATATCCATCTGTGAAAAGGAGAGATAATTTGCCAGAACcaaaggagaaagaaaaacctATTGGCTTGTGGTCAATTATCAAAGATAATATTGGAAAGGATTTGTCTGGAGTTTGTCTTCCTGTTTATTTTAATGAACCACTCTCTTCATTGCAAAAGTGCTTTGAAGATCTGGAATATTCCTACTTGGTAGATCGAGCATTGGAATGGGGAAAACAG GGGAATGACTTGATGAGAATTCTTCATGTTGCAGCTTTTGCTGTATCTGGTTATGCATCAACAGAAGGTCGGCAGTGCAAACCCTTCAATCCTCTCCTGGGGGAGACCTATGAGGCTGATTACCCGGATAAAGGACTCCGTTTCTTCTCTGAAAAG GTGAGTCACCACCCAATGATTGTTGCCTGTCACTGTCAAGCAAGAAATTGGAAATTTTGGGCAGACTCCAACCTTAAAGGCAAGTTCTGGGGACGTTCTATTCAGCTTGATCCTGTCGGACTGCTTAACTTGCAGTTTGAGGATGGCGAAACATTTCAGTGGAGCAAGGTCACTACTTCCATATACAATATCATTTTAGGGAAGATATACTGTGATCACTATGGTACCATGCGCATCAAAGGCAGTGGAAATTACTCCTGTAAGCTGAAGTTCAAGGAGCAGTCTATCATTGACCGAAACCCACATCAG GTTCATGGATTTATTCAAGACAATAGAACTGGAGAGAAGGTGGCAATGTTGATGGGGAAGTGGGATGAGGCAATGTATTATGTTCTAGGAGATCCAACTGCAAAACCAAAGGGTTATGATCCAATGACAGAGGCTGTGCTGCTCTGGGAGAGGGAAAACTATGTTACCAAGACGAGATATAATTTCTCTCCTTTCGCAATAACCTTGAATGAATTAACACCTGGACTACTGGAGAAATTGCCTCCAACAGACTCAAGGCTGAGGCCAGATCAAAGACATTTGGAAAATGGCGAATACGAATTGGCAAATGCAGAAAAACTTAGACTTGAACAGTTACAGAGACAG GCGCGGAGGTTGCAAGAGAGGGGCTGGCAGCCAAGATGGTTTCAAAGAGATCAGGACGGTTGTTATAATTACATGGGTGGGTATTGGGAAAGTAGGGAGAAGAACAATTGGGATGGAATCCCTGATATTTTTGGCCAGAGTAGTGATATACCTTCAAGTTTAATTGAAGAGTGA
- the LOC126792864 gene encoding oxysterol-binding protein-related protein 1D isoform X1 yields MNPLCCIAPVSIDRDQANPVAAKNSGHYQLGLDAAVPVRNVSYGGYSAQVSSAGTESDRGDSYAAAHHEADDAFCEPRDSKVFGGGVAGILYKWVNYGKGWRSRWFLLEDGVLSYYKVHGPDKILMSPAREKGVTVIGEDSVRYMKKANWNRNRLGLPARRPCRPFGEVHLKVSSIRASKSDDKRLSIFTGTKTLHLRCLSREDRAAWIEALLAAKDLFPRVLSSNDLVPSEDIVVSTEKLRLRLAQEGVGEPVIKDCESIMLLEVSELQNQLKALQNKHVMLLDTLRQLETEKIELETTVVDETKERESYCSQGNRRHSDFYSVMSDGSASDSDAENESHDGGDVETDEDEGTYFDTYDILSSDVLRSASYRSREDALRSASYRNREDALRSASYRSRDGLVNGGGDPLFPDRLHGVQEITTVKYPSVKRRDNLPEPKEKEKPIGLWSIIKDNIGKDLSGVCLPVYFNEPLSSLQKCFEDLEYSYLVDRALEWGKQGNDLMRILHVAAFAVSGYASTEGRQCKPFNPLLGETYEADYPDKGLRFFSEKVSHHPMIVACHCQARNWKFWADSNLKGKFWGRSIQLDPVGLLNLQFEDGETFQWSKVTTSIYNIILGKIYCDHYGTMRIKGSGNYSCKLKFKEQSIIDRNPHQVHGFIQDNRTGEKVAMLMGKWDEAMYYVLGDPTAKPKGYDPMTEAVLLWERENYVTKTRYNFSPFAITLNELTPGLLEKLPPTDSRLRPDQRHLENGEYELANAEKLRLEQLQRQARRLQERGWQPRWFQRDQDGCYNYMGGYWESREKNNWDGIPDIFGQSSDIPSSLIEE; encoded by the exons ATGAACCCGCTGTGCTGCATTGCTccggtgtcgatcgatcgGGACCAGGCCAACCCGGTCGCGGCGAAGAACTCCGGCCACTACCAGCTCGGCCTCGACGCCGCGGTTCCGGTTCGAAACGTCAGCTACGGCGGATACTCTGCGCAGGTCTCGTCGGCCGGGACCGAATCGGACCGAGGCGACTCCTACGCGGCGGCGCACCACGAGGCCGACGATGCGTTCTGCGAGCCGAGGGACTCGAAGGTGTTCGGCGGAGGCGTCGCCGGGATTCTGTACAAGTGGGTGAACTACGGCAAGGGGTGGCGGTCGCGGTGGTTTCTGCTCGAAGACGGCGTGCTTTCGTATTACAAGGTTCATGGACCGGACAAGATTCTGATGAGTCCGGCGAGGGAGAAAGGCGTGACGGTGATCGGAGAAGACTCCGTGAGGTATATGAAGAAGGCTAATTGGAATCGGAATCGGCTCGGTCTTCCGGCCAGGCGGCCCTGCAGGCCTTTCGGCGAAGTGCATTTGAAG GTCTCTTCAATTCGTGCCAGCAAATCAGATGATAAAAGGCTTTCCATATTCACAGGAACTAAAACTCTTCACTTGCGTTGTTTATCTAGAGAAGACAGAGCTGCGTGGATTGAGGCGTTGCTGGCCGCTAAAGATCTTTTCCCCAGAGTGTTGTCGAGCAATGATTTGGTGCCTTCCGAGGATATAGTTGTTTCAACTGAGAAGTTACGGTTAAGATTAGCGCAGGAGGGAGTTGGTGAGCCTGTGATCAAAGACTGCGAGTCTATTATGCTTTTAGAAGTCTCAGAGCTGCAAAACCAGTTGAAGGCTCTTCAGaataaacatgtcatgttaTTAGACACATTGCGACAATTGGAG ACAGAGAAAATAGAGTTGGAAACCACGGTGGTAGATGAAACAAAGGAGCGTGAGTCGTACTGCAGTCAGGGCAATAGGAGGCATAGTG ATTTTTATTCCGTCATGTCAGACGGCAGTGCAAGTGATTCTGATGCAGAAAATGAAAGTCATGATGGAGGAGATGTTGAAacagatgaagatgaaggaaCATACTTTGATACTTATGATATTTTGTCTTCAGATGTTTTAAGAAGTGCTTCCTATAGGAGTAGAGAAG aTGCTTTAAGAAGTGCATCCTATCGGAATAGAGAAG ATGCTTTAAGAAGTGCTTCCTATCGGAGTAGGGATGGTTTGGTAAATGGTGGTGGAGATCCTCTCTTTCCTGATCGATTGCATGGAGTTCAGGAGATCACTACTGTCAAATATCCATCTGTGAAAAGGAGAGATAATTTGCCAGAACcaaaggagaaagaaaaacctATTGGCTTGTGGTCAATTATCAAAGATAATATTGGAAAGGATTTGTCTGGAGTTTGTCTTCCTGTTTATTTTAATGAACCACTCTCTTCATTGCAAAAGTGCTTTGAAGATCTGGAATATTCCTACTTGGTAGATCGAGCATTGGAATGGGGAAAACAG GGGAATGACTTGATGAGAATTCTTCATGTTGCAGCTTTTGCTGTATCTGGTTATGCATCAACAGAAGGTCGGCAGTGCAAACCCTTCAATCCTCTCCTGGGGGAGACCTATGAGGCTGATTACCCGGATAAAGGACTCCGTTTCTTCTCTGAAAAG GTGAGTCACCACCCAATGATTGTTGCCTGTCACTGTCAAGCAAGAAATTGGAAATTTTGGGCAGACTCCAACCTTAAAGGCAAGTTCTGGGGACGTTCTATTCAGCTTGATCCTGTCGGACTGCTTAACTTGCAGTTTGAGGATGGCGAAACATTTCAGTGGAGCAAGGTCACTACTTCCATATACAATATCATTTTAGGGAAGATATACTGTGATCACTATGGTACCATGCGCATCAAAGGCAGTGGAAATTACTCCTGTAAGCTGAAGTTCAAGGAGCAGTCTATCATTGACCGAAACCCACATCAG GTTCATGGATTTATTCAAGACAATAGAACTGGAGAGAAGGTGGCAATGTTGATGGGGAAGTGGGATGAGGCAATGTATTATGTTCTAGGAGATCCAACTGCAAAACCAAAGGGTTATGATCCAATGACAGAGGCTGTGCTGCTCTGGGAGAGGGAAAACTATGTTACCAAGACGAGATATAATTTCTCTCCTTTCGCAATAACCTTGAATGAATTAACACCTGGACTACTGGAGAAATTGCCTCCAACAGACTCAAGGCTGAGGCCAGATCAAAGACATTTGGAAAATGGCGAATACGAATTGGCAAATGCAGAAAAACTTAGACTTGAACAGTTACAGAGACAG GCGCGGAGGTTGCAAGAGAGGGGCTGGCAGCCAAGATGGTTTCAAAGAGATCAGGACGGTTGTTATAATTACATGGGTGGGTATTGGGAAAGTAGGGAGAAGAACAATTGGGATGGAATCCCTGATATTTTTGGCCAGAGTAGTGATATACCTTCAAGTTTAATTGAAGAGTGA